A region of Haliotis asinina isolate JCU_RB_2024 chromosome 7, JCU_Hal_asi_v2, whole genome shotgun sequence DNA encodes the following proteins:
- the LOC137291652 gene encoding tektin-2-like: protein MATELRPTTRFQPPDWFTSNYTISTNAERQRDASHQVRQEGRFLRNETDNQTKWDQHSNNVRLADRVDNIRKWKEILEKTLADIDKEIADLTESKEQTEHALEAKNLPLDVAIECLTLREGRQSIDVVQDDPEGQLHKEVEVIEGIKKQLQQRVNESFEQLCLLQEARQQLQADLQDKNIALGIDIDQYNLTDRSPNISFKPDSLRVPKGSTTPQQWEDFSRYNKERAEAEMKASTRLREAIHHTLQQTANDLEAQRIATEYAFRKRIHEFERAKDELEWQKKNTEEEIADMENDIRGLEESIRAKINPMKLAQTRLENRTYRPNVELCRDAPQYGLTDEVKQLEATKRALEEKCNQAKHALDGLEKNLHRINDDLALKNNSLMLDNRCMNVRQKLQARPQSTIERNLTLTGMERQRSTVLA from the exons ATGGCCACCGAACTTCGCCCCACAACTCGCTTCCAGCCTCCAGACTGGTTCACTAGCAACTACACTATCTCTACCAATGCTGAACGGCAGAGGGATGCTTCACACCAAGTCAGACAAGAAGGCAGATTcttaagaaatgaaacagacaATCAAACAAAATGGGATCAGCACTCAAATAATGTCCGTCTAGCAGACAGAGTAGATAATATCAGGAAATGGAAAGAAATTCTGGAGAAGACTCTAGCTGACATAGACAAAGAAATAGCTGATCTCACTGAATCCAAGGAACAGACTGAGCATGCACTTGAGGCCAAGAACTTGCCATTGGATGTAGCCATTGAGTGTCTAACTCTGAGGGAGGGCAGGCAATCCATTGATGTGGTTCAGGATGATCCAGAGGGTCAGCTGCACAAG GAAGTTGAGGTGATTGAGGGAATCAAGAAACAGCTGCAGCAGCGTGTGAATGAGTCTTTTGAGCAGCTGTGTCTGCTACAGGAAGCTCGTCAACAACTGCAGGCTGACCTCCAGGACAAGAACATTGCTCTGGGCATTGACATTGACCAATACAACCTCACTGACCGCTCCCCCAACATCAGCTTTAAGCCAGATTCACTCAGAGTCCCCAAGGG GAGTACCACCCCGCAGCAATGGGAAGACTTCAGTCGCTACAACAAAGAACGTGCTGAGGCTGAGATGAAGGCATCCACCAGACTACGAGAAGCAATCCACCACACTCTCCAGCAGACAGCCAATGATTTGGAGGCTCAGCGTATTGCTACAGAATATGCCTTCAGGAAGAGGATCCATGAGTTTGAGAGAGCAAAGGATGAACTTGAGTGGCAGAAGAAGAAT ACTGAGGAAGAAATTGCTGATATGGAGAATGACATCCGTGGCCTGGAAGAATCCATCCGTGCAAAGATCAATCCAATGAAACTGGCTCAAACTCGTCTAGAGAACCGTACATACCGACCAAATGTGGAGCTGTGTAGGGATGCTCCCCAGTATGGGTTGACCGATGAGGTCAAGCAGCTTGAGGCCACCAAGCGGGCACTAGAAGAAAAGTGCAACCAGGCAAA ACATGCTCTGGATGGCCTTGAGAAAAACCTCCATCGTATTAATGATGACCTGGCTCTTAAGAACAACTCGCTGATGCTGGACAACCGCTGCATGAACGTACGTCAGAAGCTCCAGGCCCGCCCACAGAGCACTATTGAGAGGAATCTTACACTCACTGGCATGGAGCGACAGAGGTCAACCGTTCTTGCCTAA